The proteins below come from a single Cannabis sativa cultivar Pink pepper isolate KNU-18-1 chromosome 3, ASM2916894v1, whole genome shotgun sequence genomic window:
- the LOC115709372 gene encoding 1-deoxy-D-xylulose 5-phosphate reductoisomerase, chloroplastic has product MALNLLSPAEVKALSFLDSTKSTRFPKLCPGGITLHRKDCRVPLRRRVHCSLQQPPPAWPGRAIPEQDLCNWNVPKPISIIGSTGSIGTQTLDIVAENPDKFRIVGLAAGSNVTLLADQVKRFKPQIVAIRNESLIGELKEALADVEEMPEIIPGEQGVIEVARHPDAVTVVTGIVGCAGLQPTVAAIEAGKHIALANKETLIAGGPFILPLAHKHNIKILPADSEHSAIFQCIQGLPDGALRRIILTASGGAFRDWPVEKLKDVKVADALKHPNWSMGKKITVDSATLFNKGLEVIEAHYLFGADYDNIDIVIHPQSIIHSMIETQDSSVLAQLGWPDMRIPILYTMSWPDRIYCSEVTWPRLDLCKLGSLTFKSPDNKKYPSMNLAYSAGRAGGTMTGVLSAANEKAVEMFIDEKISYLEIFKVVELTCDKHRSEMVTSPSLDEIIHYDSWAREYATTSLKSSSSPRPVTA; this is encoded by the exons ATGGCTCTGAACTTGTTATCCCCAGCTGAAGTGAAGGCTCTATCCTTTTTGGACTCCACCAAGTCCACCCGCTTCCCTAAGCTGTGTCCAG GTGGAATTACTTTGCATAGAAAGGATTGCAGAGTACCACTTAGAAGAAGAGTTCATTGTTCGTTGCAGCAACCTCCTCCAGCTTGGCCAGGAAGAGCTATTCCAGAGCAAGATCTTTGTAATTGGAATGTCCCAAAGCCTATATCTATTATTGGCTCTACTGGCTCTATAGGAACTCAG ACACTGGACATTGTGGCAGAGAATCCAGATAAATTCAGAATAGTGGGACTTGCAGCTGGTTCGAATGTGACACTTCTTGCAGACCAG GTGAAGAGATTCAAGCCTCAAATAGTTGCTATTAGAAATGAATCATTAATTGGTGAACTGAAAGAGGCCTTAGCTGATGTGGAAGAAATGCCCGAAATTATTCCTGGGGAACAAGGAGTAATTGAG GTTGCCCGGCACCCAGATGCAGTCACAGTGGTTACAGGAATAGTAGGTTGTGCTGGATTACAG CCTACAGTTGCTGCAATTGAGGCAGGTAAACACATAGCTTTAGCCAATAAAGAGACCCTGATTGCTGGAGGTCCATTCATCCTTCCTCTAGCTCACAAGCATAACATAAAAATTCTTCCTGCCGATTCAGAACATTCGGCAATATTCCAG TGTATCCAGGGCTTGCCTGATGGTGCACTACGGCGTATCATTTTGACAGCATCTGGGGGAGCTTTCAG AGATTGGCCGGTTGAAAAGCTAAAAGATGTTAAGGTTGCTGATGCTCTGAAACATCCAAACTGGAGTATGGGAAAGAAAATCACTGTTGATTCTGCTACCCTTTTCAATAAG GGTTTAGAAGTCATTGAAGCCCATTATCTATTTGGAGCAGACTATGACAATATTGACATTGTAATTCATCCACAATCTATAATACATTCTATGATTGAAACACAG GATTCTTCTGTTCTGGCTCAGTTGGGGTGGCCTGACATGCGAATTCCGATTCTCTATACCATGTCATGGCCAGACAGAATATACTGTTCTGAAGTAACTTGGCCTCGACTTGATCTTTGCAA GCTTGGTTCGCTGACTTTTAAGAGTCCTGACAACAAGAAGTACCCATCCATGAATCTTGCCTATTCTGCCGGACGTGCTGGGGGCACCATGACCGGAGTTCTTAGTGCAGCCAATGAGAAAGCTGTAGAGATGTTTATTGATGAGAA GATAAGTTATCTTGAAATCTTCAAAGTTGTTGAGCTAACATGCGACAAGCATCGATCAGAGATGGTGACTTCACCTTCTCTTGATGAAATTATCCACTATGACTCGTGGGCACGAGAGTATGCAACTACTAGTTTGAAGAGTTCTTCCAGTCCAAGACCTGTTACAGCATGA
- the LOC115708937 gene encoding peroxisomal membrane protein PEX14 — translation MATESQSPPPSTPADQSSQKPAGVMQPSLTTENQQNVQAEAAKENASTSVFVNSEPMREDQVQNAVKFLSHPKVRGSPVLYRRSFLEKKGLTKEEIDEAFRRVPDPPPSVQTAGVNQDGQTTSSSVQPQTSAPAAPTNAVSQVASITRSRFHWSHAVLAVGLLAASGAGTAIIFKNAVIPRLKSWVRKVMSEEENNSLEKKDPKPSVAEEAAAAAKAAAAAAADVAKASQEMMSSKNDERKYFGELLNVLDMQVQEMKSMGNSIKRLEGETSALRRNSGSDYENHQMNVVNSRKPYGNGRADYDSHSVRSASPPASAELSFAPPPHPKSYMDVMAMVQRGEKPPNVREINDSPPNPNQQPSNPRLAPRSKPWEASQTQYYQSQVIQSQGSGEGFTSNPQDNGPNYSSNGDGPVPWWQQKNPRITEVESEDELKTRSYGPPTTEQPIRRSWVPPQPPPVAMPEAAEAIRRPKSLSQKELSADDQSETRSSDVTDELQRITKISESGGPVESYSESSLMNSSEIQEAKDEIYG, via the exons ATGGCGACTGAATCCCAGTCTCCTCCTCCTTCGACCCCTGCTGATCAAAGTTCCCAGAAaccag CTGGTGTCATGCAACCAAGTCTAACAACTGAGAATCAGCAAAATGTCCAGGCGGAAGCTGCTAAGGAAAATGCTTCAACATCGGTGTTTGTGAATTCGGAACCAATGCGAGAGGATCAAGTACAGAATGCAGTGAAATTCCTCTCACACCCTAAAGTTAGGGGCTCTCCAGTATTGTATAGGCGATCTTTTCTTGAGAAGAAGGGCCTCACAAAAGAGGAGATAGATGAAGCTTTTCGACGAGTCCCT GACCCACCTCCAAGTGTACAAACTGCTGGTGTGAATCAAG ATGGACAGACCACATCATCTAGTGTTCAGCCACAAACATCTGCACCTGCTGCTCCTACAAATGCTGTTTCCCAAGTGGCTTCCATAACACGTTCACGGTTTCATTGGTCTCATGCTGTTCTTGCTGTAGGATTGTTGGCTGCTTCAGGAGCTGGAACAGCCATCATATTTAAG AATGCTGTTATTCCTAGATTAAAGTCATGGGTACGCAAGGTTATgtcagaagaagaaaataactcTCTTGAGAAAAAAGATCCTAAACCAAGTGTAGCAGAAGAAGCTGCAGCTGCTGCAAAAGCTGCCGCAGCTGCAGCAGCTGATGTGGCAAAAGCAAGCCAGGAAATGATGAGTTCGAAAAATGATG AGAGGAAATACTTTGGGGAGCTTTTGAATGTGTTAGACATGCAAGTGCAAGAAATGAAGTCAATGGGTAATTCCATAAAAAGATTGGAAG GTGAAACAAGTGCACTTAGGAGAAATTCTGGCAGCGATTATGAAAATCATCAAATGAATGTCGTAAACTCAAgg AAACCATATGGTAATGGCAGGGCAGATTATGACTCACACTCAG TTAGATCTGCCTCACCTCCTGCATCTGCTGAGCTATCATTTGCACCTCCAcctcatccaaagtcttatatGGAC GTTATGGCCATGGTACAAAGAGGGGAAAAACCTCCTAATGTCAGG GAGATCAACGATTCACCTCCAAACCCTAATCAACAACCATCAAATCCTCGTTTAGCACCAAGATCTAAG CCTTGGGAGGCTAGTCAAACCCAGTACTACCAAAGCCAGGTAATTCAATCTCAAGGGAGCGGTGAAGGATTTACTTCCAATCCACAAGACAATGGGCCGAACTATTCATCAAATGGAGATGGTCCAGTGCCTTGGTGGCAACAAAAAAATCCAAGAATCACTGAAGTTGAAAGTGAAGATGAATTGAAGACTAGGTCTTATGGACCGCCAACCACTGAACAACCAATTAGGCGTTCATGGGTTCCACCTCAGCCTCCACCAGTTGCAATGCCAGAAGCAGCTGAAGCCATCCGAAGGCCGAAATCTTTATCACAGAAGGAGCTTTCAGCTGATGATCAGTCAGAGACACGTTCATCAGATGTAACTGATGAGTTGCAGAGGATTACAAAAATATCTGAATCTGGAGGCCCGGTTGAAAGTTATAGCGAGAGCTCATTGATGAACTCAAGCGAGATACAAGAAGCTAAAGAtgaaatttatgggtga